caaatataataaaagaatgaagaaagtGTATATATAGTGTGAGGGAATCAATAGatggttgaaaattaatatttgaaaaattaattttgtaacattttttatttatggagAGATTATGTTGacttattaaatacaaaacggtaataaaatgtttgattattttagaTATGTGATAAAGATCATGATATCAATATATCTTATCATGTTTGACCATCGCGCCTAAGATGTCAACATATGTGATgagatattttaatctttcgCGTGGCTATCCCGCATAGCTCATGTTATCACATAATCATGATCAATATTACATagttgaaaactaaaacatgAAATACTCAAGTTTTTAACGTTTAAAAAATAGCTATGacacattttagttttctcaAATTGCATGAAGAAAATTTCATCCAACgttgtataattaattagattacaacgataagaacaaaattagaatactaaaaagaaaaaaacaaaaggattcCGCACGTGAGAAAGAGGCAAAGTGGGGAAGCCTTTGCCCGTGCCCGCCTTGCCCgctttaacaaatttgaaattcgttttcttttcttttcttttatatttgaatataatagGGAAGGcccattttcaaatttcaaaaacgaaaACCAACGGTCGACTAATATGTCGTAGAAAGAGTAACGCAAAAATTTTggtctctctcttttttaactcaaacaaaatcatCTCATCTCAAATTCTCAGGCCACACTACTAACTCCTTTTTCATTCGATCTTTACACATATTCCTCATTATTGCTTCTTTCAGGAATTTCCATTACTTCCCGCCTCTCCCCTTTGAATCTCTtctccactttcttcttctaattctcTCTTCATTTCATTTGGCGTGCTCATTTCTTACCCATTAATTAGATTCCCATTTCTGcccattcattttcatttatctGCTGTCCTCTTCCCTTCCCCTGCTTCCCTTTTCTACCAACTTCGCCTTTTACAGAGCTTGGTTGCGATGCAAGATCAAGATTCGTGTTCCACCCCAGGTCAGGGTATTAACTTTGTTCTATGTTTTTGTGCGTCATTACTGAGGTTGAGTTCTTCGAATagtttgattgattgaaaatttatggTGGGTTACCGGGTTCTTTACTGACGTTTGAGAAattaagagtttttttttttttttaattcacattaatgccctaattttttataaccCAATTTTCATTCAGTTGATGTGATGATGAAAAACCTAATTTGTAGTCTAATCTTGAATCTTTATGAATTGCAGGGGTATCCATTCCGGAATTTACCTTGACTTCTCCTGATCTAGTTATCTGTGCTGGTTCTCCTGATATTCCAGTAGATAACTACTGTGATTCACCAGAATTCTTGGAGATCAAGGGTTGTAAACCTATGGAATCTTCCATGGAGCTTTcctttgaaaatagtttttctggAATTGAGGTTAAGTACAATCAGAGGACCCCATCTGTTAGATTTTCCAAGTTGTGTGAAACCTATGAACACGAACTTTCTCCAGAATCTTCCTTTGAGTTGGCTCCTCCTCCTCCAGTTACTAATTCTCTGCAATCTCAAGAACTCCTTCAAGCTTTTAGTATCAATTCGGGTTCCTCAAATGATGCTGTGACTTTTGATGGGATAAACTATGTGGAAGACAATTGGTACAAGGGTGGTGATACCATTAGGTCTGATGAAATTGAGCATCCTCTATACCAAACAGCTCGTTATGGGAACTTTTGTTACAATCTCTCATCATTGGAACCTGGGAATTATGTTGTTGACCTTCATTTTGCTGAAATTGTATTTACCAATGGTCCTTCTGGTATGAGGGTGTTTGATGTCTATTTGCAAGACCAGAAGGTCAGcacattttctcaatcatctAAATGAAATCATATTGATTTTCTGTTCCTAATCTTAAGAAACCTCAATAGACTTGTTGTTGATTTGGTTGTAGGTTGTTTCAGGCCTGGATATATATGCTCGTGTTGGTGGGAATAAGCCTCTTATTGTATCCGACCTCAAAACTACTGTCGATGTAAAAGATTTAACCATTAGATTTGAAGGACTGATGGGTAGGCCAATTGTTTGTGGTATTTCTGTGAGGAAAGATATTCCTTCAAGTGAGTTAAACCAAGCTTTATATAAGTTGGTTCATATTTGTTCAAATTCTAGTACTTATCATCTTGTGATGATTGGAATTTTCATGTCAGATATCAAAGAAGTTGAACGGCTCGAAGGTGTGGGATCTTCTCAACTAGAAAACTCAGAGATGTCCAGAGTAAACCTTCTTATATATTTGATCATATTTAGGAAATTAGGATTAATACTTGCTGTGGGCATTCTTTAAAACTATTGCATTATGATGATTTGTAGGATGGTAGTGAGTTGATAGTAAAAGAGAAGTACATAGAGTTCCAAAAGGATTTCGAGCTCATGAAGAATGAGCTAGCAACAGCAAGGAAAGATGTGGAGGAacttaaaaaggaaaacaatcAAAAGGGTAGGGAATGTCAAGAAGCTTGGAAGTCTTTAAATGAGCTACAAAACGAGCTTATGCGCAAGTCAATGCATGTTGGATCTCTTGGTAATAGACACCATCTTTGTAGCTTCTTTCTACTTTACTATTTGTTAGATGACcctttgatgtttttttttttcctttaaccCGTCACAGCTTTTGCCATTGAGGGACAGGTGAAGGAGAAGGGCAGATGGTTTTCTTCGTTGAGGGACCTCACCCGAAAAGTAAAGGTATGCAGTAAAGTATACGTTCATCATATCAAAACATAAGAATGAGTTATTGAGAAGATTCATCTATCAGATTATGAAGATGGAAAACATCAAACTATCGGAGGAGGTGCTTGCATTCAAGAACTGCTTTGTGGATATGAATGAAATGACTTCTAAAATTCAGACAGCGTGTAAGTTAGCATGCCATCGTTCTTATAAGTATCTACATAACTTTAATTCTATGAATAAGACAATGCGAATTAACTATCTGAGTCTACTGGTTTTTCCCTTGAATGTTCGGTAGTTAAACAACAATCAGATTTGCAAGAAAACTTGAAGACTAAATTTGTTGAAGGAGCTAAGGAACGGAAAGAACTCTACAATAAGATGTTGGAGTTGAAAGGTCAGCTAGCTTGATTGTGGTGTTCTGGTTTCAAAGATATGACCCACTTAGAGAAACTGAAGGTGGTTAGTGATGTCATACTCTTCATTGCAGGAAACATCAGGGTCTTTTGTCGGTGTAGGCCCTTAAATACAGAAGAGATTGCATATGGAGCGTCAATGGTTGTTGATTTTGAGTCAGATAAAGATGGGGAATTGATTGTTAAATCAAACGGGGCTCCCAGAaggatttttaaatttgatgcTGTCTTTGGCCCTCAAGCGAATCAAGGTAATGAGTTGAAGTTAAGTGGTGTATAAGATGTGATGTACGACAGCATACTGATTGTTCATGCTCATGTATTTGTAGGAGATGTCTTTGAAGATACTGCGCCATTTGCGGCTTCAGTTCTAGATGGGTACAATGTTTGCATATTTGCATATGGCCAAACTGGAACTGGAAAAACTTTTACAATGGAGGGGACTGAAGGAGCTCGCGGAGTCAATTATAGAATTCTTGAAGAGTTGTTTCGCTTAACGAAAGAGAGGCAGAAGCTACATCGATATAAAGTATCTGTTAGTGTATTGGAAGTGTATAATGAGCAAATACGGGACTTGCTAGTCTCGGGATCTCAATTAGGGAACAGTGCAAAAAGGTAATCTTGTGATTAACCATTTCATCAAATGATCCAAATGAACTTCAACAACTGACTCTTGTATGATTCGATTTCCAGTATCTGCAAGTAAAAGTTTTTTGGCCTTCCTGTTATGACCCTATGATAATTGTTGATTATTAGTTTAAAGGATGGGTAAGTTAGATACTACTATGTCCCATAGTGAAAATTCTcactttcatttattatttcagGCTCGAAGTTCGACAAATTAGTGAAGGAATACATCATGTTCCTGGCATGGTTGAGGCCCCTGTCGACAACATGAATGAAGTTTGGGAAGTTTTACAAACTGGCAGTAATGCAAGAGCTGTTGGTTCAACCAATTGTAATGAGCACAGCAGCCGATCCCACTGGTATGTCTTATCTCTTTTACATTTGGTTTACATAGTAAAAGAATTTCACCATGCTGAATATGTGATTTTGGTTGTTTCTTCACAAACAGCATACATTGTGTGATGGTGAAGGGGGAAAATTTGCTAAATGGGGAATGCACTAGCAGCAAATTGTGGTTGGTGGACTTGGCAGGCAGCGAGCGAATTGCCAAAGTAGAAGTACAGGGAGAACGactcaaagaaacacaaaatattaatagatCTCTTTCTGCACTTGGTGATGTAATATCTGCTCTTGCAACAAAAAGCCCACATGTTCCTTTCAGGTAAATAGGATTTGGACTATTTTGCTGTTATGTTTTCTCAGGACTTGCAAATAACCACCATCCTGTCTTCCTTTGATCTTGACTCTTGGCAGGAACTCCAAGCTCACTCACTTGCTTCAAGATTCACTAGGTAGTGTATCTTTTGTGCTATATTACATAAAATACATTGCTTATGGCTTTACTGATAAGTGGAATCCCTATCGTCAGGGGGAGATTCAAAGACACTTATGTTCGTACAGATTAGTCCCAACGAAAATGACTTGAATGAGACTCTTTGCTCATTGAACTTTGCAAGCAGAGTAAGAGGAATTGAGTTGGGACCTGCAAAGAGACAGCTTGATATGTCTGAATTCCTTAAATGCAAACAGATGGTACAAGCTTCACTATCTGTTTGGTTTCATGTTTTTAAGTAGTGTTATGCCATTATATGTCTGTCTATTAAGTTCTCAAGTGTTGTTCATTCATTGCTTGTGTTAGACTGAGAAAACAAAACAGGATATGAAGAGTAAAGATCTACagataagaaaaatggaagaaacaaTTCATGGATTGGACTTGAAGATGAAGGAAAAAGATCAGAAGAACAAAAATCTTCAAGACaaggtaaaagaaattttatattgacTTAATATACAATTACAACCACCAGAAAGAAACCCAACTCACATTCTAGTGCTGATTTTTTGTGCGCATTACAGGTCAAAGAACTTGAAGCTCAACTTCTTGTTGAAAGAAAGTTAGCACGTCAGCATGTCGACGCCAAAATAGCAGAGCagcaaatgaaaaatgaattagaaGATCATAAGTCTGCACCATTGAGGCCACAACTTGCAAGTCGACCGTTAGGTAGTCAAAAAAATCTACATGGATCATTTAACAACATGCTTGGAAAGGAGCAAATAAATCTCACTCATCCACTAACTGAAAACAATGGCTTCAAACCAtcatttcccttttctccAGTGGATGGTGCCACCAAGTCCACTGATTCCGCGGAGAAGGAGAACAATCCAGAGATGGTTGAACGATGTTTTGTGCCACCGAAGAGGACAGGAAGAGCATCTATTTGCACAATGGCCCGACGTGTACCGATGACCCTGGCTCCTAGGAGAAAGTCCCTTATCCCACTACCAAGCATACCAAGCTCCACTCATCTCCCATCACCCATGTTGACATTAGCCGCAGACAAGATAGACGAAGGCAACGACGGATCAGATGATAGTAACTGCTTTCCTGACCAGGCACAATGTGAGAGTCCTAAAGAGATAAAATACGGAGGCAAAAAGTTGAGCAACGTGTTGAGACGAAGCGTtcaaaagaagataaaaatgaagtCTCCAATGCAACAACACATGAGACGAGGCGGTATCAATGTAGGGATGGAGAAAGTGAGGGTGTCCATCGGAAGTCGAGGAAGGATGGCGGCGCACAGGGTGTTGTTAGGGAATGGTAGGAGAGTAACTAAAGATGATATTCAAAgtaagaaggaaaaggaaaggggTTGGAATATGGGAACAACAGTAGGGAGAACTGTTATTTAATatcagttaaaaaaaaaacaattgacttttattttttttgttttgcaattAGAAGGAATTGTAGAGATTATTGACTTCTCATataccccccccccccccccctgTGTATGTGTGTGAATATTCATTTTgggatgatgatgatgatgatgatggtaTCATCTCATCCACTTGATTGATTTCTCATGTAATTTCATTTGGAAAAGGAAGGAATTCTTATCCCTTATATTTGTTGGTATGTCTAGTCTGGTGGTGTGtacaaaatttgttagaaATGTTGAGAGTTTTATGTAATTCCAAGCAGCTTGATTGAttactttcaaattgattgaaattgatttaataGCAATCAACTGATTATGTCAAAGGGAACATTGTGAATGGAAATTCTTGGTGGAATATGGCTTTGGAGGGTAATTTGATAGATTCATTTCTACAGAATTTTTAGCTCATGTGATggaattgaaaaatatgttttggaATCTACTCAAGTGTCTCGGTCAATCTTGTCCAATCACCTTAGTTTATTCAACTTAGTTGATTCaggtgtttgtttttttaaaaaaaaaattataaaagaaagtgaaaatcttttaaagaatattatgaaataaaaagtgaatctaccctttattttgaaaacccAACTTGAAGTATTCTAAATCTAAAGTGTTGGTGACAATACATTAaaggttaaattttatatacacACATGAAAAAAATGCTTCCAATCTTTCTATAccctttcaaaaaaattatctattttcttaaaaatttacaCTATTATCATTGTCGGTTCAACGATGGGACTAAAACTTTctattttgaacaaaaattagGACGTAAAGTGGTTTCAAAGTAACCTCAAATGAACTAATATTTCTAAGTCATTGTTGCATCATCATCTCAACTCTCATAAGAATTCTATAGATCTAATCTAAATGAAGTTTTGATATCCTTCACAACAAGGGTTAAAAGGGTAATATTACAACCTTAgacaaaataaagtattttttgaaataaagatCAATATCGAAAGgttatttgtattatataataatttagcctatataaaattaaatagaggCCGTTATAGGTGTAAGAATAACCCAAATAACATGAGATAACCATAACTGTCCAACCTATATTATATGAGTTGggttgagttaaaaaaaatgaattttttcaGATTGGATTAGTTCTCACAGTTGAAAATTTCGATTCAACTCAACCCAATtcgaattaatatataatatttatgtttaattgtttatttaataaaattttaaaaaatagttaggTTAAGCTCAACTCGTCCCTTTCTCTTCTAGTCTTCCTCTCgtgctttcattttttctctatttctcttCCTCGAATCGCATCCCATCTCCTCCTCTTCCCAGATCTCAAATCTACATCGCACTGCATCTCCTCCTTTTATCATATCTCAAATCATTTTGCCCGTTCCTCTTTGCCGTTCGTCTCCTCCTCTCCTCGTTGTTCGTCTCCCTCTTCTTAACCGTTCCTCTCCTCAGTACTCACTTGGTGTTCTCAACCAGTACAACTCCAACTCAgacccaacccatattttacgggttgagttgggttggaaACTTAATTTGAGTTATTTGAGTTGCCAAccctaaaaaacaaaaaaatataggtTGAATTGAAAATGTCTCCCAACTCAATCCAACCGAATCCATTTACATCGCTAGGCTCTTTTATGCGTAAATAATTagagtgattttgtttttgttctctcaaataagtttttataATAACTTATGAATTCATGTCAACTCATGtagtataatttatttaactcaAACTGACCAAACAAGTTGATACAAATGCCAAatgtcaaatattaaatttagttagtTGAGTTTTTCAAATTGTGAAGTTATTTCAACAGTCATGTTTGTGTTGTGTTAGAAACAcattataaacataaaaagaattatagaaCTTACAAAATCtccaaactaattaaattcataatcatccaaagttattataatctgactttattgtattttctccaaataattataaaaattagattgaaattatatatttaagtatTAGTCAAAAACATGTCATATGGAAGACTAATATTGACATGTGAAGATGCCTCTTCTCATAGGCTCAAGAATCTCAAAAGCCCAAATGTGGATACCCatccaaattttcttcaacacaAACATATCTAAATTCTTCGTTCACACACCATATTtacctccctccctccctctaGACTACCACAATGTGCTCATTCATGACTTTCTAAAACTTGCATgcatttctaaaattttaatttattgttacattttttttctttttgtttttgttttgaatttgtcTTAAATGAGATGATGTAtcatccaaatattttttttaaaaaaatcactaagttataaaaaacaaatgactcaaaaaaagaatattatttgAGTCTCTACAAGAGATGCCTCAAACCACTTAAAACAACGAATAAGAATCTCTGACTGGATTACCAAACTAGCTAGTCATTTAACAAAAGTATAACT
This is a stretch of genomic DNA from Cucumis sativus cultivar 9930 chromosome 4, Cucumber_9930_V3, whole genome shotgun sequence. It encodes these proteins:
- the LOC101222343 gene encoding kinesin-like protein KIN-14Q isoform X2; the protein is MQDQDSCSTPGVSIPEFTLTSPDLVICAGSPDIPVDNYCDSPEFLEIKGCKPMESSMELSFENSFSGIEVKYNQRTPSVRFSKLCETYEHELSPESSFELAPPPPVTNSLQSQELLQAFSINSGSSNDAVTFDGINYVEDNWYKGGDTIRSDEIEHPLYQTARYGNFCYNLSSLEPGNYVVDLHFAEIVFTNGPSGMRVFDVYLQDQKVVSGLDIYARVGGNKPLIVSDLKTTVDVKDLTIRFEGLMGRPIVCGISVRKDIPSNIKEVERLEGVGSSQLENSEMSRDGSELIVKEKYIEFQKDFELMKNELATARKDVEELKKENNQKGRECQEAWKSLNELQNELMRKSMHVGSLAFAIEGQVKEKGRWFSSLRDLTRKVKIMKMENIKLSEEVLAFKNCFVDMNEMTSKIQTAFKQQSDLQENLKTKFVEGAKERKELYNKMLELKGNIRVFCRCRPLNTEEIAYGASMVVDFESDKDGELIVKSNGAPRRIFKFDAVFGPQANQGDVFEDTAPFAASVLDGYNVCIFAYGQTGTGKTFTMEGTEGARGVNYRILEELFRLTKERQKLHRYKVSVSVLEVYNEQIRDLLVSGSQLGNSAKRLEVRQISEGIHHVPGMVEAPVDNMNEVWEVLQTGSNARAVGSTNCNEHSSRSHCIHCVMVKGENLLNGECTSSKLWLVDLAGSERIAKVEVQGERLKETQNINRSLSALGDVISALATKSPHVPFRNSKLTHLLQDSLGGDSKTLMFVQISPNENDLNETLCSLNFASRVRGIELGPAKRQLDMSEFLKCKQMTEKTKQDMKSKDLQIRKMEETIHGLDLKMKEKDQKNKNLQDKVKELEAQLLVERKLARQHVDAKIAEQQMKNELEDHKSAPLRPQLASRPLVDGATKSTDSAEKENNPEMVERCFVPPKRTGRASICTMARRVPMTLAPRRKSLIPLPSIPSSTHLPSPMLTLAADKIDEGNDGSDDSNCFPDQAQCESPKEIKYGGKKLSNVLRRSVQKKIKMKSPMQQHMRRGGINVGMEKVRVSIGSRGRMAAHRVLLGNGRRVTKDDIQSKKEKERGWNMGTTVGRTVI
- the LOC101222343 gene encoding kinesin-like protein KIN-14Q isoform X1, with amino-acid sequence MQDQDSCSTPGVSIPEFTLTSPDLVICAGSPDIPVDNYCDSPEFLEIKGCKPMESSMELSFENSFSGIEVKYNQRTPSVRFSKLCETYEHELSPESSFELAPPPPVTNSLQSQELLQAFSINSGSSNDAVTFDGINYVEDNWYKGGDTIRSDEIEHPLYQTARYGNFCYNLSSLEPGNYVVDLHFAEIVFTNGPSGMRVFDVYLQDQKVVSGLDIYARVGGNKPLIVSDLKTTVDVKDLTIRFEGLMGRPIVCGISVRKDIPSNIKEVERLEGVGSSQLENSEMSRDGSELIVKEKYIEFQKDFELMKNELATARKDVEELKKENNQKGRECQEAWKSLNELQNELMRKSMHVGSLAFAIEGQVKEKGRWFSSLRDLTRKVKIMKMENIKLSEEVLAFKNCFVDMNEMTSKIQTAFKQQSDLQENLKTKFVEGAKERKELYNKMLELKGNIRVFCRCRPLNTEEIAYGASMVVDFESDKDGELIVKSNGAPRRIFKFDAVFGPQANQGDVFEDTAPFAASVLDGYNVCIFAYGQTGTGKTFTMEGTEGARGVNYRILEELFRLTKERQKLHRYKVSVSVLEVYNEQIRDLLVSGSQLGNSAKRLEVRQISEGIHHVPGMVEAPVDNMNEVWEVLQTGSNARAVGSTNCNEHSSRSHCIHCVMVKGENLLNGECTSSKLWLVDLAGSERIAKVEVQGERLKETQNINRSLSALGDVISALATKSPHVPFRNSKLTHLLQDSLGGDSKTLMFVQISPNENDLNETLCSLNFASRVRGIELGPAKRQLDMSEFLKCKQMTEKTKQDMKSKDLQIRKMEETIHGLDLKMKEKDQKNKNLQDKVKELEAQLLVERKLARQHVDAKIAEQQMKNELEDHKSAPLRPQLASRPLGSQKNLHGSFNNMLGKEQINLTHPLTENNGFKPSFPFSPVDGATKSTDSAEKENNPEMVERCFVPPKRTGRASICTMARRVPMTLAPRRKSLIPLPSIPSSTHLPSPMLTLAADKIDEGNDGSDDSNCFPDQAQCESPKEIKYGGKKLSNVLRRSVQKKIKMKSPMQQHMRRGGINVGMEKVRVSIGSRGRMAAHRVLLGNGRRVTKDDIQSKKEKERGWNMGTTVGRTVI